The Paenibacillus sp. FSL W8-0426 region CGATCGTTTCGGTATCGAATTCCGCTCGAGCGAGCAGGAAAAAACGGTCATATGGTATGACCGGGCGGAGCAGAAGCTGGTGCTGGATCGTTCGTCGTCCGGGGCAGCGCTGGCCGAAGCCAACGGCAGCGTGCGTCGATGCTCTCTAAGCGGCGAAACGATCCGGCTTCGCATGTTCGTGGATACGTCATCGGTCGAAATCTTCGTGAACGAAGGGGAAGAAGTTTTCACGAGCCGGATTTTCCCAAGCCAAACGAGTGATGGCATCCGTTTCTTTGCCCACGGCGGCAGAGCGACATTTAAAGCAAGCAAGTGGGATTACGAGCATCAAAATGCAAAACGTTAAACAATCATCAGGCACGAAGGGAATGAATTCCATGTCCGACAATCAACAGATCGCTCGCGAAGTCATCCAGGCCGTCGGCGGCAAGGATAATATCGCATCGTTTGCGCACTGCGCAACCCGGCTTCGCATCATGGTGAACGACAAGGACAAAATCGACCAAAAACAGGTCGAAACCATCGACAAGGTCAAAGGTGCATTTTTTAACTCGGGGCAGTACCAGATCATTTTTGGCACGGGAACGGTCAACCGGATCTATGAGGAAGTGGAGAAGCTCGGGATCGAAGGCACATCCAAGGAAGATTTGAAAGGCCAAAGCAAAAAGCAGGGCAACGTGTTTCAGCGAGGGATCCGGACCTTTGGCGACGTGTTTGTGCCCATCATTCCGGTGCTGGTGGCAACCGGGCTATTCATGGGTCTGCGCGGCCTGCTCACCCAGAGCGAAATTCTGGCGTTGTTCGGGGCTACGCCTGATGATATTTCGCCAAACTTTTTGCTCTTTACGCAAGTTCTGACCGATACGGCCTTCGCGTTTTTGCCGGCACTCGTGGCGTGGTCCGCATTCCGCGTATTCGGCGGCAGCCCCGTGCTCGGTATTGTGCTTGGTTTGATGCTGGTCAATCCGGCGCTGCCGAACGCGTATGCGGTCGCAGACGGATCGGCAAAGGCGCTGCACATGTTCGGCTTCATACCGGTCGTCGGTTACCAAGGTTCGGTCCTGCCCGCCTTCTTCGTGGGCTTGATCGGCGCCAAATTTGAGAAGTTTCTCCGAAAGCGGGTACCTGAAGCGCTGGATCTGATCCTTACGCCGTTCATTACGCTTGCTGTCATGATCACGCTGGGTTTGTTCGCCATCGGCCCGGTATTCCATTCCCTGGAGGAATGGGTGCTGCACGGCACAACCGCCGTTCTGGATCTGCCGTTTGGCATTGCGGGGCTTGTGATCGGATTTTTGCATCAAATCATTGTGGTCACCGGCGTGCATCATATATTCAATTTTCTTGAGATACAATTGCTGGAGCGAACGGGTGCCAATGCATTCAACGCGATTATCACATGTGCCATTACGGCACAGGGGGCAGCTTGTCTGGCAGTTGGTTTGAAAACGAAAGATACGAAGTTAAAGGCGCTTGCCTTGCCTTCTTCATTCTCGGCTTTTCTAGGCATCACTGAACCGGCGATTTTCGGGGTCAACCTTCGTTTGATGAAACCGTTTATTATGGGTCTGGTCGGCGGCGCGGCAGGAGGCTTTCTGGCATCCCTGTTCCATTTGCAGGGCACGGGCATGGCGGTTACCGCGATCCCGGGAACGTTGCTGTACCTGAACAGCCAGCTGCCAGTGTACATTTTGACCAATGTAGTAGCGATGGGCATCGCGTTTGCGCTGACCTGGATGTTCGGTTACAAAAACAAGCCTGCAGCTTCGGAAAACGGATCTTCGAACGGCATGTCCGGTAACGGGGAGTCGATGGCAGATTCGGTAATTGCCTCGGACTCGGCATCCGCATCAGCTCCGTCACCTGTTCCAACAAGCATGGAAAAAGTGCAGGTTGACACGATGGATATAGCGGCCCCAATCACGGGTCAAGCCGTTGCTTTGGCCACCGTTCCCGATCCGGCCTTTGCGGAAGGGCACATGGGAGAAGGAATCGCTATCGAACCATCCGATGGCAAAGTATATGCTCCGTTCGAAGGCACCGTGGCACATGTCATGCACAAAAGCAAACATGCCGTCATTTTAGAGCATGCGACGGGAGCGCAAGTGCTGATTCACGTCGGCATCAACACCGTTGGTCTGAAAGGAGAAGGTTTCACGCTGCACGTGAGCAATGGCGATCATGTCTCGAAAGGACAGCTGTTGTTGGAATTTGATATGGAGCATATCCGGTCAGCCGGATTGCCGCTAATCACACCCGTTCTTGTGCCTGGTGGGAACGAAGAGATCGAGAGTGTGACGGTTGCCCGATCAGGGCCGGTGCAGGCAGGGCAGGATACGGTGCTTATAGTCAAATTCAAGAAGACAACATAGATCAAGAGAACTTGTTCCTTAACGACAGAGACAGGTGTGGTGAGGCATCTAGACCTACAGACCTCCAGTAAATGGAACTCATATTCCCGAAGGCAGGGCATGGTCATGCAGTGGACAATCACTGCATTGACCATGCCTTTTTTCTTTACTTTTGGTCTTTGAATCAAACTTGCCGCAATGCTGTGGGAAAGGACTAGCTGACCCCGTGCCTACGGCGCTGATTACAACCCCGCAGACCGTTTCAGCCGCTCCGCGATTTGCTGCAGGTCTTCCTGAGAGATGCCCGGAGCGAACTCTTCCGACAACTCCGGAAGTTCAGGGATGGGCCCGCTGTAACCGGGGAGCCCCGCATACGCTTCCAGTTTGCCGCCGTCGCGGGGATGGGTTCCTTTCCAGATCTGCGCAATCTGTTGGTAATCCTTGTCGCTGAACGTATACAATCTGCGGTGTTCGCCCAAGGCCTCCCATTTTCGGGTTGCATCGAACACGCTGTTATCGAGGTTCGGCACAGGCAGCATTTTGGTGACATCCACGCCGGTCGCAATTTCGAGCGCTTTTGCATAAGCCAGAATATGTACGCCGCCCCGGACAAGCAAATAACCGGTCATCGCCCTTGCCGTCGGATGATCCGTCATTTCGTACACTCTCATTTTGTGGGTCCTTGCATTGCATTCCAGAAAAAAGTTATGCAGCAGATCAACGATGAGATTGCCTGTGCTGGTTACGTAAGAGCCGTTCCAGGGTCTGCCCATGGAGTCATAAGGGAGGGCCGTTTGGGCCGATTCGATAAACAGGGAGGACATGCGAAGATCCTTGGTGTTGCGAAGCGGGGTCGCATCTGGATCGCCCGGCGAAGTCGTGCCGACGAGCATCAGGTTGATTGTGTTGGCCACGAGCTCCACATGCCCGAACTCCTCGGCGGTTATGCTGGCAACAATGTCGTAAAAGGGTCTCAGCTTGGTTTTGCCTCTGAAGTTGAACGACTGGAACAAGTAATTGTTCAGCGTGGACATTTCCCCGAAACGCCCGCCCATCAGCTCCTGAACCGCAGAGGCTCCGTTAGGGTCGGGATTGCTGCCGATCGGTAGTTCAATGGCAAGACGGTCTACCCGTTTAAACATGCGTTTCCCTCCTTATGCGTAGTTACATTACTGTTAAGGTATGAACCACGACTTGTACGTTATGCGGGAGGCAGATGCATCAAGCCCGTTTCGTGCTGGGGGAGGGTGAAGAGAAAGTCGTTCCGCCAAAAAAAACGCTCCCACGGAACATAAGCTCCGAAGGAACGCTTTTGGCAAAAATATGCTGGGCAGCATCTCTGCTTTGGTTGAATCAGGCGGGTTCGCCGACAATGCTTGAGCCTTTTTTCGTTATTTTGTACGATACCACGTCCCCGTTCCAGAAATGGAACTTCAGAATGATTTCGCCATCGTTGGTTTCCTTGAAAAACGCCGGCTTCAGCTCAATGACCTGACGATCATAATCCGGGCTGAATGTGTAAGCGAACTCCTTGAAGGAGGTCCAGTTTTGCGGTCCGGCGATCTCTCCGTTGGTATAATTCGCTTCCATGGTAGCCAATTGGTTGCCGTTAAAGGCCACCGGAATGGCGAACGATTCCGTCGTACCCGAGGCTTTGCTCAATACAGGCGTGGTGCTCGAAATGATATGGAACGTCCAGTCGGCTCCGTTGTTGAATTTGGCCGTAAGCTTGGCATTAACACCAAGCTCGCCGGAGGACGCAAGCTGTTTCAGGAGGTCG contains the following coding sequences:
- a CDS encoding sucrose-specific PTS transporter subunit IIBC, whose protein sequence is MSDNQQIAREVIQAVGGKDNIASFAHCATRLRIMVNDKDKIDQKQVETIDKVKGAFFNSGQYQIIFGTGTVNRIYEEVEKLGIEGTSKEDLKGQSKKQGNVFQRGIRTFGDVFVPIIPVLVATGLFMGLRGLLTQSEILALFGATPDDISPNFLLFTQVLTDTAFAFLPALVAWSAFRVFGGSPVLGIVLGLMLVNPALPNAYAVADGSAKALHMFGFIPVVGYQGSVLPAFFVGLIGAKFEKFLRKRVPEALDLILTPFITLAVMITLGLFAIGPVFHSLEEWVLHGTTAVLDLPFGIAGLVIGFLHQIIVVTGVHHIFNFLEIQLLERTGANAFNAIITCAITAQGAACLAVGLKTKDTKLKALALPSSFSAFLGITEPAIFGVNLRLMKPFIMGLVGGAAGGFLASLFHLQGTGMAVTAIPGTLLYLNSQLPVYILTNVVAMGIAFALTWMFGYKNKPAASENGSSNGMSGNGESMADSVIASDSASASAPSPVPTSMEKVQVDTMDIAAPITGQAVALATVPDPAFAEGHMGEGIAIEPSDGKVYAPFEGTVAHVMHKSKHAVILEHATGAQVLIHVGINTVGLKGEGFTLHVSNGDHVSKGQLLLEFDMEHIRSAGLPLITPVLVPGGNEEIESVTVARSGPVQAGQDTVLIVKFKKTT
- a CDS encoding manganese catalase family protein, whose protein sequence is MFKRVDRLAIELPIGSNPDPNGASAVQELMGGRFGEMSTLNNYLFQSFNFRGKTKLRPFYDIVASITAEEFGHVELVANTINLMLVGTTSPGDPDATPLRNTKDLRMSSLFIESAQTALPYDSMGRPWNGSYVTSTGNLIVDLLHNFFLECNARTHKMRVYEMTDHPTARAMTGYLLVRGGVHILAYAKALEIATGVDVTKMLPVPNLDNSVFDATRKWEALGEHRRLYTFSDKDYQQIAQIWKGTHPRDGGKLEAYAGLPGYSGPIPELPELSEEFAPGISQEDLQQIAERLKRSAGL